The Ignavibacteriales bacterium genome has a window encoding:
- a CDS encoding NADH-quinone oxidoreductase subunit B: MGLESWMGDGYIATKLEDVINWCRKNSLYPMPMGISCCAIEMMAAAGPRFDIARFGSEVMRFTPRQCDVMIVAGTTTYKMAKVVRKIYDQMPEPKWVIAMGACTSSGGMYRTYSVVQGIDQFLPVDVYVAGCPPRPDNLLNALMLLQQKVQRGESKGTAPAFIGDFHGRIGSSSVSK, translated from the coding sequence ATGGGATTAGAGAGTTGGATGGGTGACGGATATATCGCGACGAAGCTTGAAGATGTCATAAATTGGTGCCGTAAGAATTCTCTCTACCCGATGCCGATGGGAATATCATGTTGTGCAATCGAGATGATGGCTGCGGCAGGGCCGAGATTCGATATTGCGCGGTTTGGCTCGGAGGTAATGCGTTTTACTCCGCGTCAATGTGATGTGATGATTGTAGCAGGAACAACAACGTACAAGATGGCAAAAGTGGTGCGTAAGATTTATGATCAGATGCCTGAACCGAAATGGGTTATTGCAATGGGCGCGTGCACTTCCTCTGGAGGAATGTACAGGACCTATTCTGTGGTTCAGGGGATTGACCAATTTCTGCCGGTGGATGTTTATGTTGCCGGCTGCCCGCCGCGCCCCGATAATCTTTTAAATGCGCTTATGCTTCTCCAGCAAAAAGTACAGCGGGGAGAAAGTAAGGGAACGGCTCCCGCATTCATCGGTGATTTTCACGGCCGCATCGGGTCAAGCTCAGTTTCAAAATAA
- the mltG gene encoding endolytic transglycosylase MltG encodes MTNRMFHRFVIIAVVVSVLVLAFAYYIFLLPFYYHDPKGKVVTIPRGASFHSAVDSLGSSQAIRNRWSFQIAGRLLGYTKTIKTGKYLFVSGQSNFDILKDIRIGKSRLIIPVTIPEGWRMEQMARRYKHELGIDAEKFLALCTDSVFLHEQGIEAKSLEGYLMPETYAFYWQTDERDILERMLEGFKHFYNDTLLERQREMKASQQEIITLASIVEAESSIGDERPVIAGVYWNRLKKRMRLEADPTVQYALGDGKKLNHRDLEFNSSYNTYRHYGLPPGPINNPGKSSIRAVLFPQQHEYLYFVATGVGGHHFARSFNDHQKNIIKYHRTRRELQRASQK; translated from the coding sequence ATGACAAACCGGATGTTCCATCGATTCGTTATTATCGCAGTTGTCGTGAGTGTGCTTGTGTTAGCGTTTGCATATTATATCTTCCTGTTGCCGTTTTATTATCATGATCCGAAAGGAAAAGTAGTGACAATCCCGCGTGGTGCATCGTTTCACTCAGCGGTTGATTCCTTAGGTAGCTCACAAGCCATTCGGAACCGATGGTCGTTTCAAATTGCCGGCCGATTGCTGGGGTATACGAAAACAATAAAAACAGGAAAATATCTTTTTGTTTCCGGTCAGTCCAATTTCGACATCCTGAAAGATATTCGTATTGGAAAATCACGCCTGATTATTCCGGTCACCATTCCAGAAGGATGGCGGATGGAACAGATGGCGCGCCGGTACAAACATGAACTTGGCATTGATGCAGAAAAGTTTCTTGCACTGTGCACTGATAGTGTGTTCCTTCATGAACAGGGCATTGAAGCGAAGTCGCTGGAAGGATATCTCATGCCGGAGACGTACGCATTTTACTGGCAGACGGATGAGCGCGATATTTTAGAGCGAATGCTGGAGGGATTCAAACATTTCTATAATGATACGCTTCTTGAACGACAGCGCGAAATGAAAGCATCGCAGCAAGAAATTATCACGCTTGCTTCGATTGTAGAAGCGGAATCGAGCATTGGTGATGAACGGCCGGTCATTGCCGGTGTGTACTGGAATCGATTAAAAAAGAGAATGCGGCTTGAAGCTGATCCGACGGTGCAATACGCACTTGGCGATGGGAAAAAATTGAACCATCGGGATTTAGAATTTAATTCGTCATACAATACATATCGGCATTATGGATTGCCGCCCGGCCCAATTAACAATCCGGGAAAATCTTCCATTCGTGCTGTGTTATTTCCTCAGCAGCATGAGTATTTATATTTTGTCGCCACAGGTGTGGGCGGCCATCATTTCGCCAGGAGCTTTAATGATCACCAAAAAAACATAATAAAGTATCATCGCACGCGGCGTGAGTTACAGCGAGCTTCCCAGAAATGA
- a CDS encoding competence/damage-inducible protein A gives MKAEIISIGDELLIGQVINSNQAYIAEKLNSVGIFGDKMTTVGDDEQEILSAFQEAYATHDVITVTGGLGPTHDDITRSVVCRFFQTDSIINDEALENVKRIFAQRKSAPRKINEDQALVPRGCIVIQNRLGTAPGYFFERDGKYFIVMPGVPYEMKAMMDDFVLPFFEKHKTGLIIRHRTLKTTGIAESFLAEQIGDVHKIFSPDSGITLAFLPSSLGVRLRITAKANSVEEAENKIRGVETALRGTIDKFIYAAGDVELEDTIGKLLSERKLTIAIAESCTGGLIADRMTNVSGSSNYFERGIITYSNKSKTDELDVPSELISQHGAVSREVAEAMALGIRTRSNTDIGISTTGIAGPTGGSTEKPVGLVWIGYSDKDKTFALQFNFGGGRRIIKERAAQAALELVRRKILKITD, from the coding sequence ATGAAGGCAGAGATCATATCGATCGGCGATGAATTGCTCATTGGTCAAGTTATTAATTCCAATCAGGCATACATTGCGGAAAAACTCAACTCCGTTGGCATCTTTGGCGACAAGATGACAACGGTTGGCGACGATGAGCAGGAAATTCTTTCGGCGTTCCAAGAGGCATACGCGACTCATGATGTCATCACCGTCACCGGCGGATTGGGACCAACCCATGACGATATTACACGCAGCGTCGTTTGCAGGTTCTTTCAGACGGATTCCATTATAAACGACGAAGCTCTTGAGAATGTGAAACGAATTTTTGCGCAGCGAAAATCAGCTCCTCGTAAAATCAACGAAGACCAGGCTCTTGTGCCGCGCGGATGCATTGTCATTCAGAATCGGCTCGGCACTGCACCGGGATATTTCTTCGAGCGGGATGGAAAGTATTTCATCGTCATGCCCGGCGTACCTTACGAAATGAAGGCAATGATGGATGACTTCGTCCTTCCCTTCTTCGAAAAACACAAAACCGGATTGATCATTCGCCATAGAACTTTAAAGACAACAGGCATCGCTGAATCATTTCTCGCCGAACAAATTGGCGACGTGCATAAAATATTTTCTCCGGACTCCGGCATCACCCTGGCATTTCTCCCAAGTTCGCTTGGTGTGCGATTACGTATTACAGCCAAAGCGAATTCTGTAGAGGAAGCTGAAAATAAAATTCGCGGTGTTGAAACAGCGCTCCGTGGTACAATTGATAAATTTATTTACGCGGCCGGTGATGTGGAATTAGAAGATACCATCGGCAAATTACTCAGCGAACGCAAGTTGACAATTGCTATTGCCGAGTCCTGCACCGGCGGATTGATCGCAGATCGAATGACGAATGTATCGGGATCTTCGAATTATTTCGAGCGCGGCATTATCACGTACAGCAATAAATCAAAAACGGATGAACTTGATGTGCCATCAGAACTTATCAGCCAGCATGGCGCAGTGAGCCGGGAAGTAGCTGAAGCAATGGCGCTTGGTATTCGTACCAGATCCAATACTGATATCGGTATCTCGACTACCGGTATAGCTGGCCCGACAGGAGGTTCAACGGAAAAACCCGTTGGACTTGTCTGGATTGGATATTCCGATAAAGACAAAACATTTGCGCTGCAATTCAATTTTGGCGGCGGACGAAGAATTATCAAAGAACGGGCGGCTCAAGCGGCTCTGGAATTGGTACGGCGAAAGATTTTGAAGATCACGGATTAA
- a CDS encoding phosphatidylglycerophosphatase A, whose protein sequence is MNSTSPQTNFLNPNKNVTAVEPSLATKVFASALFSGYSPFASGTVGSAVALAIYCIPGFESPLIIGITTLVVCILGIPAAEAMEKWYGHDPAEVTIDEVVGMWISLFLLPKKIYVALAAFVLFRLLDIIKPPVSRRFDSMHGGIGIMMDDVIAGVYANVILELALMIPVIKGLLLR, encoded by the coding sequence GTGAACTCTACGAGTCCTCAAACAAATTTTCTGAACCCGAATAAAAATGTGACGGCAGTTGAACCGTCACTTGCCACAAAGGTATTTGCATCTGCTCTCTTCTCCGGATATTCACCCTTCGCATCCGGCACAGTCGGCAGCGCTGTAGCACTTGCAATTTATTGTATCCCCGGATTTGAATCACCTCTGATCATCGGCATAACAACACTCGTTGTATGCATTCTCGGTATTCCAGCAGCGGAGGCTATGGAAAAATGGTACGGTCATGATCCAGCCGAAGTGACCATTGATGAAGTTGTCGGAATGTGGATTTCGCTCTTTCTTCTTCCAAAAAAAATATATGTGGCGCTGGCGGCATTCGTACTCTTCCGGCTTCTTGATATCATCAAGCCGCCCGTGTCACGGCGGTTCGATTCCATGCACGGCGGCATAGGCATTATGATGGATGATGTCATTGCCGGTGTTTATGCAAACGTCATCCTCGAGCTTGCATTGATGATTCCAGTGATCAAAGGATTATTGCTGAGATAA
- a CDS encoding chorismate mutase — protein sequence MADPKKEMCRWRDRIDAIDLELVKLLNERTTCAEEIGNIKLLLGMDAYSPEREEEVKRNVSAANCGPLSTKAIQRLFERIIDESRSAERITMDEKKKRLKKNA from the coding sequence ATGGCTGATCCTAAGAAAGAAATGTGCCGCTGGCGTGATCGCATAGATGCAATTGACCTCGAGTTGGTGAAATTGTTGAATGAGCGGACGACATGCGCTGAAGAAATTGGCAATATCAAACTTCTTCTTGGGATGGATGCATATTCACCTGAACGGGAAGAAGAAGTGAAACGAAATGTCTCTGCGGCGAACTGCGGCCCCCTGTCTACAAAAGCCATCCAGCGGCTCTTCGAACGCATTATCGATGAATCACGTAGTGCTGAGCGTATTACGATGGACGAAAAAAAGAAACGTTTGAAAAAAAACGCATGA
- the thpR gene encoding RNA 2',3'-cyclic phosphodiesterase: protein MPGIRTFIALPTQSNAQQAIAEVQAKLKATQANVKWESQDKFHITLVFLGNVEQSKLELLSAALAKSIQQFPSCAVTYESIGAFPNIHSPRVVWIGTKANQTVLDLQTAIANVCAEFGFPKEDRVFHPHITLGRVKETRNFVRLTEAIKTITFEPIETRCSEILLMKSELRPGGSIYTILKSFPLHT from the coding sequence ATGCCCGGTATTCGAACATTTATTGCGCTTCCTACTCAGTCAAATGCCCAACAGGCGATCGCCGAGGTTCAAGCAAAACTGAAAGCGACACAAGCGAATGTGAAATGGGAGTCGCAGGATAAGTTTCACATCACGCTGGTGTTTTTAGGAAACGTTGAACAATCAAAGCTCGAATTACTTTCGGCAGCACTGGCAAAGTCAATTCAACAATTTCCATCATGTGCAGTTACATATGAATCCATTGGCGCATTTCCCAACATACACAGCCCGCGCGTTGTTTGGATCGGCACAAAAGCCAACCAAACGGTCCTTGATCTTCAAACGGCAATAGCCAATGTATGTGCAGAATTCGGATTTCCCAAAGAAGACCGTGTGTTTCATCCGCATATTACACTCGGCAGAGTGAAAGAAACTCGTAATTTTGTTCGCTTGACTGAAGCGATAAAAACCATTACTTTTGAACCTATTGAAACACGTTGCTCGGAGATTTTGCTGATGAAAAGTGAATTACGTCCGGGCGGTTCCATCTACACAATTTTGAAATCATTCCCACTTCACACTTAA
- the tsaD gene encoding tRNA (adenosine(37)-N6)-threonylcarbamoyltransferase complex transferase subunit TsaD, whose translation MMHQEEYIHKKAVLKLKFLYEPWFMLEQTISVVPLHKESNLVIITISMIILGIETSCDETSAALVQDGELRSNVTAVQLFHSEHGGVVPELASRAHQRIIVPIVEEALRKASVEKKELDAVAAVYGPGLIGSILIGLSFGKAMAMGLGIPFIGVNHMEAHIFSNMIEEPKPSFPFINLTVSGGHTQLVLVKDYFECELLGETMDDAAGEAFDKVAKMLGVGYPGGPLVDKLAAKGNANAVKFPRPYLEEGSHQFSFSGLKTSVLYYLRKVGFDKTAQGNEQFVADVCASFQTAVVDVLIDKLIAAAIKYRVNDIAVCGGVSANSELRRRLEGEAKINHLHLFIPRLDFCTDNGAMVAQAGYERMRKGFISNLELTAEPNLQLN comes from the coding sequence ATGATGCATCAAGAAGAATACATTCATAAAAAAGCTGTTCTCAAGCTCAAATTTCTGTATGAGCCATGGTTCATGCTCGAGCAGACAATTTCAGTTGTTCCGTTGCACAAAGAATCAAATTTGGTTATCATTACAATTAGTATGATCATTTTAGGAATCGAAACATCGTGTGACGAAACTTCTGCTGCGCTCGTGCAGGATGGAGAGCTCCGCTCAAATGTTACGGCAGTGCAGCTCTTTCATTCAGAACATGGGGGAGTAGTGCCGGAACTTGCATCGCGAGCGCACCAACGGATCATTGTCCCGATTGTTGAAGAAGCGCTTCGAAAAGCCTCGGTTGAAAAAAAAGAGTTAGATGCAGTTGCCGCAGTCTATGGTCCAGGACTTATCGGATCAATTTTGATTGGTTTAAGTTTCGGGAAGGCAATGGCGATGGGGCTTGGCATTCCATTCATCGGTGTCAATCATATGGAAGCACACATATTTTCAAATATGATTGAAGAACCAAAACCGTCATTTCCTTTCATCAACCTCACCGTGTCCGGCGGGCACACGCAGCTTGTATTGGTAAAGGATTATTTTGAATGTGAATTGCTGGGTGAGACAATGGATGATGCGGCAGGTGAAGCCTTTGATAAGGTAGCAAAAATGCTCGGTGTCGGTTATCCAGGCGGGCCGCTTGTTGACAAGCTTGCTGCAAAAGGAAATGCGAACGCCGTCAAGTTTCCGCGTCCCTATCTTGAAGAAGGATCGCATCAATTCAGCTTCAGTGGCTTGAAAACCTCTGTGCTGTACTATTTGCGTAAAGTTGGATTTGATAAAACTGCACAAGGGAACGAACAATTTGTTGCCGATGTATGCGCAAGTTTTCAAACGGCAGTTGTCGATGTACTGATTGATAAGTTGATCGCTGCTGCAATAAAATACAGGGTGAACGATATTGCAGTATGCGGCGGAGTATCGGCAAACTCTGAACTACGCCGTCGTCTCGAAGGAGAAGCAAAAATCAATCATCTGCATCTCTTTATTCCCAGATTAGATTTCTGTACGGATAATGGCGCGATGGTGGCACAAGCTGGATATGAACGCATGCGCAAAGGATTCATTTCAAATCTTGAACTCACAGCTGAACCGAACCTCCAATTGAATTAA
- a CDS encoding NADH-quinone oxidoreductase subunit A encodes MIETYIPIFLMIGCAIAFGVFMGKANELFGPRRPSDEKQSTYESGMEPVRTARERFSVKYYLVAMLFIVFDIEIVFMYPWAVTYKQLGVQGFVVMFVFIFILLIGFYYVWRKGALEWD; translated from the coding sequence ATGATTGAAACGTATATTCCAATATTTCTGATGATCGGATGTGCCATTGCATTTGGCGTCTTCATGGGTAAAGCGAACGAGTTATTTGGACCCAGACGCCCAAGCGATGAAAAACAATCTACCTACGAAAGCGGTATGGAGCCGGTGCGGACAGCACGCGAGCGGTTTTCGGTAAAGTATTATTTAGTCGCTATGCTTTTCATCGTCTTCGACATCGAAATTGTATTTATGTATCCCTGGGCAGTGACCTATAAACAACTCGGTGTGCAGGGGTTTGTGGTCATGTTTGTCTTTATCTTCATCCTGCTTATTGGTTTCTATTACGTTTGGAGAAAAGGAGCATTGGAATGGGATTAG
- a CDS encoding NADH-quinone oxidoreductase subunit C has protein sequence MEIINEKVLKQLKTKFADSIGEANEFRGELTLVIPKERIVEVCKFLKEDQELRFELLADLCGIDMNTPTKRFGVIYNLFSYTNKYRMRLKTFTDEEHPTVPTVTGVWGTANWHERETFDMYGIIFEGHPDLRRMYMPDEFEYHPLRKDFPLMGIRGSLDLPKK, from the coding sequence ATGGAAATAATCAACGAAAAAGTTCTCAAGCAGCTCAAAACGAAGTTTGCGGATTCAATAGGAGAAGCAAACGAATTTCGCGGCGAGTTAACTCTTGTCATCCCAAAAGAGCGAATCGTTGAAGTCTGTAAATTTTTAAAGGAAGATCAGGAACTACGCTTTGAGCTCCTTGCCGATTTGTGCGGCATTGATATGAACACACCAACGAAACGGTTTGGCGTCATCTACAACTTGTTTTCGTACACGAATAAATACCGTATGAGATTAAAGACATTTACGGATGAGGAACATCCGACAGTACCGACCGTCACTGGTGTATGGGGAACCGCAAATTGGCACGAGCGTGAGACCTTCGATATGTACGGCATTATCTTCGAAGGGCATCCTGACCTGCGTAGAATGTACATGCCGGATGAATTCGAATATCATCCGCTTCGCAAAGATTTTCCGCTGATGGGTATTCGTGGATCGTTAGACTTGCCGAAAAAATGA
- a CDS encoding Ig-like domain-containing protein, producing MYYIMMLYGAALFLAGCANQQPPEGGPIDRTMPEIVSTYPDSSSMRNFNDTKIRLKFDRYVNERSVEEAIFISPYIGTLEFNWSGKELEILFSEKLRSNTTYVMNVGTDVVDLNNNRMAQAFTLAFSTGRELDRGVIEGRVYPRNNGDAVSGIMIFAYRLNGLNPDTLNPIIEKPDFITQAGKNGDFFLRHIPFGSYRVFAIRDEYRNLIYDREVDEYGVPSGIINISASDSLTKDILMKLAKEDTTGPRLVKVTAPDRNHILAEFSESINPASVSLSSFSVTDTLDRKPLNLFAVYPSPAASNSLFAVTQKQDSGRVFCLTVQGVTDSAKNKINQLANTLLFGSSLKADSLGPQVTTVSVKDSALAVELQPVLTMIFSDACAQSTSLDFVNLFDNNKQYVPVEKKWISDAVVSIRPENELSNRTWYTLRAELKRVHNWAGRACRDSTKSWHFETLDIEDLSSVEGIVLDENKIDTAGHIYITAVQIGENTPKHYIAAADATGKFFFPQIAEGRYVFQSFRDRNNNGTYDSGKPFPFIYSERFSSFSDTLKIRSRWPLEGLKIEMK from the coding sequence ATGTATTATATAATGATGTTGTATGGTGCTGCACTCTTTCTTGCGGGCTGTGCTAATCAACAGCCACCGGAAGGAGGACCAATTGATAGAACGATGCCGGAAATTGTTTCAACATATCCAGATAGCAGCAGTATGCGAAATTTTAACGATACGAAGATCCGATTAAAATTTGATCGCTACGTGAATGAACGAAGTGTTGAAGAAGCAATCTTTATTTCGCCGTATATCGGAACGCTGGAGTTTAACTGGAGCGGGAAAGAATTAGAAATACTGTTTTCTGAAAAACTTCGATCGAACACCACGTACGTTATGAACGTCGGAACGGATGTCGTTGACCTTAATAACAACAGAATGGCGCAGGCATTTACGCTTGCATTTTCAACTGGAAGAGAATTAGATCGCGGTGTCATCGAAGGGCGCGTATATCCCAGAAATAATGGTGATGCAGTTTCCGGTATTATGATCTTTGCATATCGATTGAACGGATTGAATCCCGATACGCTGAATCCCATCATAGAAAAACCGGATTTTATTACGCAAGCCGGGAAAAACGGAGATTTCTTTCTTCGTCACATCCCCTTTGGGAGTTACCGCGTGTTTGCGATACGGGATGAGTATCGGAATCTTATATACGATCGTGAAGTTGATGAATATGGCGTACCGTCTGGCATCATCAATATTTCCGCTTCGGATTCGTTGACAAAAGATATATTGATGAAACTTGCGAAAGAAGATACAACCGGTCCGCGGCTTGTTAAAGTTACGGCACCGGATCGGAATCATATTCTTGCAGAATTTTCGGAATCAATAAATCCAGCCTCCGTGAGTCTTTCATCGTTTTCTGTTACCGATACTTTAGACCGCAAGCCGCTTAATCTTTTCGCTGTGTATCCATCTCCTGCAGCGTCGAATTCACTTTTTGCGGTCACACAGAAACAAGATTCAGGCAGAGTATTCTGTCTGACCGTGCAGGGCGTAACAGATTCTGCAAAAAATAAAATCAATCAGCTTGCGAATACACTCCTTTTTGGAAGTTCACTGAAAGCAGACTCGCTCGGCCCGCAAGTAACTACTGTGTCGGTGAAAGACAGTGCACTCGCTGTCGAGCTTCAACCGGTTTTGACGATGATATTTTCTGATGCATGTGCACAATCAACTTCACTTGATTTTGTAAATCTTTTCGACAACAATAAACAATACGTGCCTGTTGAAAAGAAATGGATCAGTGATGCAGTGGTTTCGATTCGACCAGAAAATGAATTATCGAACCGGACATGGTACACGCTTCGTGCAGAGTTAAAACGTGTCCATAATTGGGCCGGACGTGCGTGCCGTGATTCCACAAAGTCGTGGCACTTTGAGACACTGGATATCGAAGATTTAAGCAGTGTTGAAGGAATTGTTCTCGATGAAAATAAAATAGATACCGCTGGGCATATATATATTACAGCTGTTCAAATTGGAGAGAATACTCCAAAACATTATATTGCCGCAGCGGATGCGACAGGAAAATTTTTCTTTCCGCAAATTGCCGAAGGACGTTACGTTTTTCAATCGTTCAGAGATCGAAACAACAACGGCACATATGATTCAGGAAAGCCGTTTCCTTTCATCTATTCGGAACGTTTCAGTTCGTTCTCCGACACGCTCAAAATTCGTTCTCGCTGGCCATTGGAAGGCTTGAAGATTGAGATGAAGTAA
- the recA gene encoding recombinase RecA: MSETIKESKMQALKIAIDQIEKQHGKGSIMRLNEGPIAKIDAISTGSISLDAALGIGGVPRGRVIEIYGPESSGKTTICLHIIAEAQKTGGLAAFIDTEHALDIAYAKKLGVDVNNLLLSQPEFGEQALEIVETLVRSNAIDIIVIDSVAALTPRAEIEGEMGDPTMGVQARLMSQALRKLTSAISKSKTSVMFTNQLRQKIGVMFGNPETTTGGNALKFYASVRMDVRRIEAIKDGTNVIGNRTRVKVVKNKVAPPFKEAQFDILYNEGISKLGDLIDTAVEKNIIVKSGSWFSYKEDRIGQGRDSVKVFLQANPAVAKEIDTELRKQLGLTSEEPKPAAEKTEAHAAAATKKSKA; the protein is encoded by the coding sequence ATGTCCGAAACTATTAAAGAATCAAAAATGCAAGCGCTCAAAATTGCCATCGATCAAATCGAAAAACAACACGGCAAAGGTTCTATTATGCGGCTTAATGAAGGGCCCATTGCCAAGATCGATGCAATTTCCACAGGATCTATTTCGCTGGATGCGGCACTTGGCATCGGCGGTGTACCGCGCGGACGTGTCATCGAAATCTATGGCCCGGAATCCTCCGGTAAAACGACGATTTGTCTGCATATTATTGCTGAAGCGCAAAAGACCGGCGGATTAGCGGCGTTCATCGATACAGAGCATGCGCTGGATATTGCGTACGCAAAAAAATTGGGCGTGGATGTTAACAATCTTCTTCTTTCTCAGCCGGAGTTTGGCGAGCAGGCGCTTGAAATTGTTGAAACGCTTGTGCGCAGTAATGCCATAGATATTATCGTCATCGATTCCGTCGCGGCATTGACACCGCGGGCAGAAATAGAAGGTGAAATGGGCGACCCTACCATGGGAGTTCAGGCAAGGTTGATGTCTCAAGCACTGCGCAAACTTACATCCGCAATCAGCAAATCGAAAACCAGCGTCATGTTCACAAACCAGCTTCGCCAAAAGATCGGCGTGATGTTTGGAAATCCGGAAACCACAACCGGCGGCAACGCGCTCAAGTTTTACGCGTCTGTTCGAATGGATGTCCGCCGCATCGAAGCAATCAAAGACGGCACCAACGTCATCGGTAACCGGACACGCGTGAAGGTTGTAAAAAATAAAGTTGCACCGCCGTTCAAAGAAGCTCAATTTGACATTCTCTATAACGAAGGAATTTCCAAACTTGGCGACTTGATCGATACAGCAGTTGAAAAGAACATTATCGTGAAAAGCGGATCATGGTTCTCCTATAAAGAGGATCGCATCGGACAAGGGCGCGACTCGGTAAAAGTATTTCTTCAAGCTAATCCAGCTGTTGCGAAAGAAATTGATACGGAGCTCCGCAAACAGCTCGGACTGACAAGTGAAGAACCGAAACCGGCTGCAGAAAAAACAGAAGCACATGCAGCTGCCGCAACAAAGAAAAGTAAAGCATAA
- the rpmB gene encoding 50S ribosomal protein L28, translated as MARICEVCGKKPMAGNHVSHAHNRVPRRFLPNLQNARVKLASGAVKSIQVCTNCIKSGKIQKAA; from the coding sequence ATGGCAAGAATTTGTGAAGTGTGTGGCAAGAAACCGATGGCAGGCAATCACGTCAGCCACGCACATAATCGTGTTCCAAGACGTTTTCTCCCCAATCTTCAGAATGCACGAGTAAAGCTGGCATCTGGCGCTGTCAAAAGCATTCAGGTCTGCACAAACTGCATTAAATCCGGGAAGATTCAAAAAGCAGCATAA
- the pgsA gene encoding CDP-diacylglycerol--glycerol-3-phosphate 3-phosphatidyltransferase, with protein sequence MKFFSPPNQLTFLRILLTPVFLVFLLSSNSILRQWSLAVFIFAAITDWYDGWLARRWGYVTQWGAFLDPLADKVLTSAALIAYAYLGLVSSWMVWIIVIRDVVITVLRSYAEYKGKPVDTSKLAKTKTFAQYVLIYYLLFLYVAQNTPSIEEQFSGLIKTLLNYSFINSAMLMITGITLWTGIVYIIDNWKTIRELYESSNKFSEPE encoded by the coding sequence ATGAAATTCTTTTCACCACCAAATCAATTGACCTTTCTGAGAATTTTACTCACTCCGGTGTTTCTTGTCTTCTTGTTATCTTCCAATTCCATTTTACGTCAGTGGTCGCTTGCAGTTTTCATTTTCGCCGCCATTACCGACTGGTATGATGGATGGCTTGCGCGGCGCTGGGGGTATGTTACTCAATGGGGAGCATTTCTCGATCCGTTAGCTGACAAAGTCCTTACATCAGCTGCACTGATAGCGTACGCGTATCTCGGATTAGTATCAAGTTGGATGGTATGGATCATTGTCATCCGGGATGTCGTCATCACCGTACTTCGCTCGTATGCAGAGTACAAAGGCAAGCCGGTCGATACATCCAAGCTGGCGAAGACAAAAACTTTCGCACAATATGTTCTCATCTATTATCTCTTGTTTTTATATGTCGCGCAAAATACTCCATCGATTGAAGAACAATTTAGCGGACTTATTAAAACGCTCCTCAATTATTCTTTCATTAATTCTGCAATGCTGATGATCACCGGCATTACTTTGTGGACCGGTATCGTTTATATAATCGACAATTGGAAAACCATCCGTGAACTCTACGAGTCCTCAAACAAATTTTCTGAACCCGAATAA